The following nucleotide sequence is from Nitratidesulfovibrio termitidis HI1.
CCGTCTCCACGCCGCCGGTGTCCACTCCGAAGGCATGCAATTCGTCCAGCACGTGCTGCTGCATGGGGCCGGGACCGCACAGGTAGAACGAGGCCGTGGCCGATTGCACGTGACGGCCCAGCATCTCGCGCGAGAGGCGTCCCTTTTCGAAGAACACGGCGGGCAGTTCCGGGTCGGCATAGTGGTGCGGATTCGTCTCGCGCGTGAGCACATGCACCACGGTCAGGTCCAGCCGCCGGGTCATGGCTTCCAGTTCCTCGGCGGCAAAGGCGTCGCCATAGGTCTTGTTGGACCAGAACAGCACCACCCGGTTGGTCGCCCCGGCCTGGTCGAAGCTGCGCAGCACGCTGAGGAACGGCGTGATGCCCACCCCGCCCGCGATGAGCACGATCTGCTCCTGCCGTTCGATGTCGCGGCAGAACACCCCGTAAGGCCCTGCGCAGCGCACTTCGTCGCCGTCGCGCAGGCCCGGCACCAGTTCCGACGTGAAGTGCCCCTTGCCCCGGATGGTCAGCCGCACGGTGTCACCGGGCGCGGCGGCGATGGTGAAGGGATGGGCATCGCTCCAGCCATCCTCCTCCATCACCCGCAGGGTGGCGAACTGCCCCGGACGGAAGGTGCGGAAGCGCTCATCGTCGCCCGTGTCGATGTACACGGAGGTGGTGTTGTCGTCCTCGCGCACGGTGCGCAGGATGCGGGCCTTGTGTGCCTTGGGGCCCTTGGAATGTGTCGAATCGTCGCTCATGTCTCGCTCCCTGCGGTGCGTGCGGTGCGGTGGCCGCCGGGCGGATGGCGGCCAGTCCGCAGTCTCGCCCCTTAGTTTCGCCCATGACGGCGGGCATGACAAGCGGGGCACGCAAAGATGGGCGTAAATATCACCGCCAGGTCCCGCACTGCCGGACGAGGCCTGCGTGCCGGATCATAACGGATCATAACGGATCATGGCGGGTCATAACGGATCATGGCCGATCATGGCGGATCAGGGCGGATCAGGGCGGGTCATAACGGATCATGGCGGATCAGGGCGGATACTCCCAGGGCTCGCCAAGGCATGCCGAGGGGCCTTGGTTTCCGGCAACGCCCCGTGCGGGTTCAGCGTCCGCGCAGCCCCAGTGTCTTCATGCGCGATTGCAGGGTGGTGGGCGGCAGGCCCAGCAGTTCCGCCGCGCCGCCGGGTCCGTGCACGCGTCCGCCCGTCGCCGCGAGGGCGCGTTCGATGTTGACGCGCTGCAATTCACGCCAGCG
It contains:
- a CDS encoding FAD/NAD-binding family oxidoreductase — translated: MSDDSTHSKGPKAHKARILRTVREDDNTTSVYIDTGDDERFRTFRPGQFATLRVMEEDGWSDAHPFTIAAAPGDTVRLTIRGKGHFTSELVPGLRDGDEVRCAGPYGVFCRDIERQEQIVLIAGGVGITPFLSVLRSFDQAGATNRVVLFWSNKTYGDAFAAEELEAMTRRLDLTVVHVLTRETNPHHYADPELPAVFFEKGRLSREMLGRHVQSATASFYLCGPGPMQQHVLDELHAFGVDTGGVETEQFVFS